Proteins co-encoded in one Cytobacillus sp. NJ13 genomic window:
- a CDS encoding PadR family transcriptional regulator → MEDKIVRKLFLGFIQIHILHHAKEHPVFGAWMVEELKEHGYSISSGTLYPLLHSMESDGLLHQEKKNVDGRIRKYYTATEKGITVLEEARKKAYELFKEIKD, encoded by the coding sequence TTGGAAGATAAAATAGTGCGCAAGCTGTTCCTCGGGTTTATTCAAATCCATATTCTTCACCATGCAAAGGAGCACCCTGTTTTCGGCGCTTGGATGGTGGAAGAGCTGAAAGAGCATGGATATAGCATCAGTTCCGGAACATTGTATCCTCTCCTCCATTCGATGGAATCAGATGGGCTTCTTCATCAGGAGAAGAAAAATGTAGATGGCCGAATCCGAAAATATTATACTGCAACAGAAAAAGGAATTACGGTGCTCGAGGAAGCCAGAAAAAAAGCTTATGAGCTTTTTAAAGAGATTAAAGACTAA
- the fbpA gene encoding Fur-regulated basic protein FbpA, translated as MQYLRKAIEKKRQYLIDLLVKSGSEYQHSEPALQKLTLTELEVIFKKHSNRSRY; from the coding sequence ATGCAATATTTAAGGAAAGCCATTGAGAAAAAACGGCAATATCTAATCGATCTGCTTGTCAAATCAGGAAGCGAATATCAGCATTCTGAACCGGCTCTGCAAAAGCTGACCTTAACGGAACTTGAGGTTATTTTTAAAAAACACAGCAATCGAAGCCGTTATTAA